The following DNA comes from Flavobacterium sp. N3904.
ACGGATTCCGATAACCCAAACTATTTGATTGTTCGAACACAAAAGCCAGGTGTTTTCTTTTTCTATCAAGGATAATTTTTCGTCTTTAAAAAGTTTGCTTACTTTTTTTGATTTTCCGTTCAAACCAAAAGGCGTGAAAACATCACCAGTTTTCCACTTGCGCAGTACCAATGGAAAAACCAATTGATCAGCGTCGACAAAGATAGTTTTATTTGTGGCTACCGAAATGTCGGTTACTTTACAAAACGACATATTTAAGGGAATCTTAACTTCGGCCTGATTGGCATTAATAAAAAATTCTTGGACAATTTCTAAATCTTCAATAGGCAACAAAATCAATGAATCCCTATCTTTTAACAAACGATAATCAGCAGAAAAAACCTGTTTTCCAGATTGACTTTCGACCAAATCATAAATATCCTTCCAAGCCGTAAACCCAAATTCCTTAAGCCATTGATACAAATAGGATTGGTAATTGGGTAATTTCAACAATTGATTCAAATCAAAATGAATTTGATCATCCACTTCCTTGGCCACTTGCTGATAGACCATAATTGCTGCGTCTTCAACCATAGCAAAAGATTCCTGAAGGTAGCTTTCAGTTTTTAAAAAAGAAGTTATAAAATTGGGATTCAACTCCTTCAAAACTGGAATCAAATGATGGCGTATTTTATTTCTTAAATATTTATCGGATGCATTACTGCTGTCTTCCCTCCATTGAATGTTATGTTCCTTTGCATAATTTTCAATTTCAAGTCGGGATAAAAAAAGCAAAGGTCGAATTATTTTTTTATTTTGCTCCGGAATTCCTGTCAATCCTTCCAATCCGGTTCCTCTGGTGAGATTGATCAAAAAAGTTTCCAAATTGTCATCGGCATGATGTGCGGTAAGTAAGTAATCAAACTTTTCTGTTTCCAACAATTCATAAAACCAATTGTATCGTAATTCCCTTGCGGCAATCTGGGTCGATAATTTATAATCTTTGGCAAAAGCTTCGGTATCAAATTGAGTTACATAAATAGGAATTGCATTAACTTCGGCATAATCCTGTATAAACTTTTGATCTCCAAAACTTTCAATCCCTCTGAGTTGAAAATTACAATGGGCAATAGCAATATCATAGTGTAATTCATTGAATAAATGCAACAAAACCATACTATCCAAGCCACCGCTTACAGCAAGAAGCAGTTTTTTTTGTTTCAAAAAAGGGATTTCCTGATCGATATGATTTTGAAGTGTGTTTTTCATACGAAGTTAATATTGTTTTTTTTTATAGGAATATGGTATCGCCAATCTTCATTTCAACTCCAAATTTAGACTCATGGTGATTTCATATTTCAAAAATACTGATTATTATTTAATCCAATGACAACTCAATTATTGCAAAACTTCAAGCATTGCTTTTGCTTTAAGCAAACATTCTTCGTATTCGTTATCTGGAATGGATAAGGAGGTTATGGCGCTTCCAACGGAAAAAGACACATATTTATTTTCTTGGTTGTACAAAATGCTACGAATAACCACATTAAAATCGAAATCACCATTTGGAGTGAAATAACCTACTGCTCCACTGTACAATCCACGCTTGGTTTCCTCCAATTCTTCGATGATTTTCATCGCCGCATACTTGGGTGCTCCCGTCATACTTCCCATCGGAAAAGTAGTTTTAATTGTATCTACTGCTGCATATTGAGTGTCAATTTTGGAAGTTATCGTCGAAATCATTTGATGCACCTGCAAGAAAGAATAAATGCCGCAAAGTTCTTTTACTTCAACCGTCGCTTTTTGTGCTGTTCTTGACAAATCATTTCGAACCAAGTCGGTAATCATAATATTTTCGGCACGTTCTTTAGGATCTTGTACCAAATCATTCTTGGCTTTTTCATCTTCTATTGAATCCAAATATCGCTTGGCCGTCCCTTTTATAGGCTGAGAAATTAGTTTTTCTTCTTCTTTTTTCAAATAGCGTTCAGGCGAAGCCGAAAGTAAAAATTGCTTATTGTTCTTCAAAAAAACAGTAAACGGAGCCTGTGAAATGCTATTTAATTTTAAGAATTTAGTCAATGGATCAATTGTAGCCTTTTCAGCAAAAAATTCCATACAAAAATTGGCTTCATACAAATCTCCGTGATGGATGTGTTCAAGTAATTTGTTTACCTTCTCTATATAATTTTGTTTTGAAATACGTTGCTTTACCTCGACTGCGGTCGAAATGACATCATTATTGATTTCAAAATTAATTATTTCATCAAAATCAACTTCAACCTCATCATCACACATATTCAAATATTGAATTTCGAGTTGATTTCCTTTCAATAAAAATATTTTTTTGGGCTGAAAAAAGAACAGATCCGGAAAATTCAAACCGTCAAAATTATTAGATTGCAAATACTCTACATCGTTTTTTAAATCATACGAAAGATATCCAAATAACCAATCTTTGGTTGTTTGCTGGTATTGTTTTAAATCCTCAAAAGCATTGTGATAATCTGTTTTTAGAGACGTAAAAGCATCAACTGCCAGGATACAGTCGAAACTGGAATATTCGTTGAAAAATGAATTGCTGTCTAAAAACGTTATTTCGCGAAACTGTTGCGCCCAAGAAATAATCTTTTGCTTAAACTGAAGCGGGTTTATAATTGTTTTATAAATGGAAGTTCTCAAAAATTAATCTATTTATGGAGTTCAAAATTACAATAAAAAAAACCGCTTCTCAAATAGAATTTTCATAAAAAATGGTTAGTATGCTCTGTATAAATAATAATGTTACCGATTAATATTTTAAGATTATTCACCTTTATTTTTGCATTTTTTATCAAAAAAACACAAAACAAAAACAAACAAAAAGACAACAATATCCTTGATAACAAATAGTTACAAACAAATAAAGCTTAAAAATCGATAAAACTCTTATCAAAATTGATTATATTTGTTAAGAAGATGGACGCAACTTTCTTGCCCGAAAGTTACTAATGGCAATGGATCTAATATTGATTATTCTCTTTAAATAATATAATCGTTAACTAGAACATTTAATCAAAAAAATTATGCCATGAAAAATGTAATCCTCTTTTTTCGAATCACTCTTGGGCTAATACTAATTTCTTTACCCGTTTGTTACTTTTTTAACTTAATTCCTGAACTGGAAAATACTGGAGATTTCAAAGCTTTCCAAATTGGTTTAGTCCCTTCTGTCTATTTAGTACCTATCTCAAAAGTGGTGGAATTTATTTGCGGTTTATCTTTTTTGTCAAAAAAATATGTGACTTTATCAAATATTATTGTATTACCCGTTACAATAAATATTCTTTTTATCAATTATTTCACTTCTTCACCAATTGGTTTTAGCATTTCTTTATTTATTTTTTGTGGAAATATAATACTATTTTACGCCTATTGGAAACACTATAAACATTTGTTTATCGCTTAAACAAAACTAAACTCATTAAATTAAAGACATTTCATTTTCACCGATGAGATGTTTTTTTTTTTGATAAAGTTATTTTTTTCTTGTTTTATTGTAAAATAATTATATTTGAATGAACCAATTTTATCATTAAAAACAACTTTAAAATTTAAAAACTATGAAAATTGCTACCATTATCATTCGTTCGCTAATTGGATTATTATTACTCTTCGCATCTATAAGCTATTTTTTGCATCTGTTTCCAGAACCACCTTTGGAAGGTAATATGAAAATTTTCAATGATGGAATAAAAGCTTCAGGCTATTTAATGCCTTTGGTAAAAATAGTGGAACTCCTTTGCGGACTTTCTTTTATTACAGGAAAATTCAATAAATTATCATTCATACTATTGATGCCAATTTCAATCAATATTCTTTTTACCCACATTTGTTTAGCGCCAGAAGGCATTCCTGTTGCGGCTTTCCTATTCGTGGGTAATATCTTTTTGATTTACACCAAATGGGATAGCTACAAAGGCTTGTTTGAAGCATAATCCAAAGTCATTTATAATAACAAAACCCTGTCTAGTTTTACAACTTGACAGGGTTTTGTGTTTTTTAAAAGCCCAAAACTATACGTGCAAAGCTCTATTATCAGTTGCGGCCAATGCGGCTTCTTTTATCGCTTCCGCAAAAGTGGGGTGCGCATGTGACATTCTGGAAATGTCTTCGGCAGAGGCTTTGAATTCCATGGCAGTAACTGCTTCGGCAATCAAATCGGCAGTTCTGGCTCCAATCATGTGCACACCAAGAACTTCATCTGTTTTTGCATCAGCAAGAATTTTTACAAATCCATCCAAATCTCCACTTGCTCTGGCACGACCCAATGCTTTGAAAGGAAAACTTCCCACTTTATATTCAACTCCTGACGCTTTCAATTGCTCTTCTGTTTGTCCAACTGCCGCAACCTCCGGCCAAGTATAAACCACTCCTGGAATCAGGTTATAATCGATATGTGGTTTTTGACCCGCAATGATTTCTGCAACCATAGTTCCTTCTTCTTCAGCTTTGTGAGCCAACATCGCTCCACGAACAACATCTCCAATGGCATAAATATTTGGAATAGAAGTTTGCAGATGATCGTTTACTTCCACTTGTCCTCTATCCGAAATTTTAACTCCTGCTTTGTCGGCATTCAATCCATCAGTATAAGGACGACGGCCAACTGAAACTAGAGAATAATCGCCTTCCAAAGTGATAGTTTCTCCTTTTGCATTTTCTGCTTGAACAATCACTGCATCTCCATTTCTTTCTACCGATTTCACTTTGTGCGAAACATAGAATTTCATTCCTTGTTTTTTCAAGACTTTGGTCAATTCTTTAGACAAAGCGCCATCCATTCCAGGAATAATTCGGTCCATAAATTCCACAACTGAAACTTGTGCTCCCAATCGTAAATACACTTGACCCAATTCGATACCAATAACTCCACCACCAATAATTACAAGGTGTTTTGGTACTTCTTTTAGAGCCAATGCTTCTGTCGAAGTGATGATTCTTTCTTTGTCAATTTTGATAAACGGCAAAGAAGATGGTTTTGAACCTGTTGCTATAATGATATTTTTTGCTTCTATCGTTTCTGAAGTTCCGTCAGCTTTGGCTACAGCAACATGAGTTGCATCTACAAAAGATCCTAAACCATTAAAAACAGTAACTTTATTTTTGTCCATCAAGAAATTAATTCCTCCAGATGTTTGATCTACTACGCTTTGTTTGCGGGCAATCATTTTTTCCAAATTTACTTTTACTTCACCCGAAACTTCGATTCCGTGATCTGCAAAATGCTTAATCTCGGCATAATGATGTGAAGAGGACAACAATGCTTTAGATGGAATACATCCAACATTTAAGCATGTTCCCCCAAGAGTGGAGTATTTTTCTATAATGGCAGTTTTGAAACCCAACTGCGCACAACGAATAGCTGAAACATATCCGCCTGGCCCAGAACCTATAATGACTACGTCAAATGAACTCATAGTTTGTGTGTTTTATTTTTTAGTGATGCAAAATTAAGGAATAAAGTTTTGTTTAAAGTTTAAAGTTTCAGGTTTTTTGTTCGAATTATAACGATTTCATCAAGAATTAATGAAAAACCTTTTATAAAAAACAACAAATCATAATTTACCTCTTAACCAACATAGAGCACCAAAAGCATCTATACTCTTTAAAAACTACTCAGCTTTATAATTCATATTAACAATACTAAAATCAAAACCAAGTATTACACAACCAATTAATAAACAATTAATTACACTAAAATTACAAACAGTTTTTTTGATTTTTGTTAAAAACAACAAAGTTACAAACACTACAACGTAATAGTAGACATACAAAAACAAACACTGTAATTTTTATGTTAATAAAATATACATTTAACAAAAAATAACAATATAAATAGTAAATAATCAACTCATGAAAAAAAACCTACTATTATTTTTTGCCTTACTCATTCCTTTTGTTTTTGTCAAAGCACAAGTGAATACAACTTATTTATGGCATCTTCATCAACCTACTTACTGGGGAGATATCAGCAAGAAAAATCCGAACCGATACCAGATGGTAAAAGAGTCTCAAGATTTAAAAGTTTCTGGTGCAAATAATGACAAAAACGGACTTGCACATCCCACCAACAATCTTGAAGAAATTTTTGGTACTGGTGACCGCGTAGCTGCTTATCAATTTGCTCCAAAAAATGCAATCAATTCTATTCGGGATTTATCCAAAGCAGGAGCGCAAATAACCTATGGCGGCTCGCTGATGGAAAACGTTAATGAACTTGCCCAAGCCAATCAATGGGGATATTCCAATTCATGGACCCAGAATATTAAAGATGCAAAAGCCTGGAAAACTTCTGGCGGTTTCCCCCGTATGGAAGTGGTTTCTTTTACGATGCATCATGCACTTTCTCCGCTATTAAGTGATGAAGCGCTGAAAAAAGAAATAAAAGCGCATCAATATTACTCAGCACAATTATTTGGATCACACGATTCTAAAGGATATTGGCCTGCAGAATGTGCTTTTTCTGAAAGAATTATAAAAACGTTAACCGAATGTGGTATTGAATGGTCGGTGATAGCCAACAGTCATCTATCCCGAACTTTATCCGATTATCCGGTAAGATATGGCTCTGGCGGAACTATGTGTGATGTTCCCAACAAAGCAGATCAGGTAGATACAAAAGGAAACACCTGGTTTTCAGCTCAAAAAGACGCTCGTGGCGGTCAGTTTGCTGTTCCGTATTCGTATCTTCCGTATAAAGCAAAATATGTTGATCCGGAAACGGCACAAGAATACAAAATCACTGTGGTGCCTATGGCCGATTATGAAAGTTACGAAGATGGATATGCCGCAATAGGCACTTCTTTAATAGCTCCTATAGTTGCCAAAGCGGCAACATCTCCAAGGCCTCCTTTGGTATTATTTGCTCACGATGGAGACAATGCATGGGGTGGTGGCTCTTCCTATTACAATGAGTCGGTAACAGGATTTTCACACGCATCGGCTGCTAATGGGAATATCCCAACCACAATACCTCAATATTTACAAGACAATCCAGTTCCCGAATCAGAAGTAGTCCATGTAGAAGATGGTGCTTGGGTAAATGCTGATGGTGATTTTGGGCATCCACAATTTACCAACTGGTTATGGCCCTTTTTTGATCCTGTTACCAAAAAATTCAATCCAAATGGCTGGACAGAAGACATGATGAACCAAGCCATAACCACAGCAGGTGAAAACCACGCCATCATGGCCGAGCAATTGGAAGGCAACAATCTTAGAATGAGCGAAATTGTAAACCCAACTGCCGCAGTTAGCCCTGCTGAAAAAGCCTGGCATTTTTTGATGGCTGGTTATGACAGCGGAAATGCCTATTATGGTCTGGCCGAAGATTTAGAAATAAAAACGACACTTGCCGTAAACCGTTGTGTACAGTTTGCAAAACCTACTCTGGATGCTCATCCTGGTGTAGATGCAACAAAACCCTCCGTTTTCATTCCGCAACGTTGGCCTTATAATCCAGGTGAAAAAGGATATGGCGCCCCTTATGCGTATAAAGAGTTTTTAAATTCAGCCGATTTTACAGTATATACTTTTGCTTACGATGTGAGTGGTATTCAAAAATCAGAATTAAAATACCGCGTTGATGTTGACGGAAAGAACACTATGGGTTCGAATCAAAACGAAACTTATGCTGGCGGTAGTGAAGTTGGAACATGGGTATCGCTACCAATGACCGAAAGAGTCTTCCCAAAAGGAAATTTCACCAATAGTCCTCAAGCCGATTTATACATGCTACCGGATGTCATTGCCAGTCAATACTATGCCGAAATTGCAGGAATATCTGAAAAACTATTGGATTATTACGTGGAAGTGACTGATAAAAAAGGAAACGTAGCTAAATCTAAAATTCAACATGTGTGGGTTGGAAAAAATTTGGATGTAGCTCCAAAAGTTGCATTTACACCAGATGCCACTAACTCCACAACAGCTTTAGATGTAACAGTTACGGCCACAGACAGCACAGATCCAAAACCAAAATTGTATTATACTACAGATGGATCTACTCCTACTCTTTCATCAAGTTTCGTGGAATCTACCAAAACAATTACTATAGCACAAACGACAACAATTAAAGCATTTGCTGTAGACAAAGATGGAAACTCATCAGAAATTATAACAAAAGTATATACCATTGGAGCAATTCCTGAATTCACAGTTTATTTTAAAAAACCAGCCAACTGGAATGCTGCTGTAAAAATATATTATTGGTCACCAACAGGAACTGCTCCTGTTGTAACCTATCCTGGAGTAGCAATGACAAAAGATTGCGGGGATTGGTACAAATATACTTTCCCAACGACAGTCACTGCGTCCAATTTATTATTTAACGATGGAACGCTAAAAACAGCCGACTTAAATACTACATCCGGAATTAAATATTATGATTCTGCCTGGCTAAGTGCCGAACCTACAAACAGATGCCCAATTGTTGCTCCCGATTTTACAAACTCGCAGGCTGGAGGAACTTTCACCACTGGAACAACTGTAAATGTCATAGTAACGGCCAACGAAAGCACCTCTACAATTTATTACACTTTAGACGGCACAACACCTACGATAGCTTCTTCAACAGCAATTGGAACAAAATCATTTGCTTTTACTGCTAATACAACTTTAAAAGCGTTTGTAAAAAACACAGCTGGAGTTAGTTCTGCAATTAAAACAGAGACTTATACATTCAATACTCCAAGCACCTTTACGGTTTATTTTAAAAAGCCAACAAACTGGAGCACTACTGTGAAAGTCTATTATTGGTCGCCAACTGGAACTGCCCCAGCCGTAACGTATCCGGGAATTGCGATGACGCAAGATTGCGGAGGTTGGTATAAATATACTTTTCCATCGACCGTAAGCGCTACGAATTTATTATTTAATGACGGAAATCTGAAAACTGCAGATTTAACAGCCTCAGCCGGAATTAAATATTATGATTCGGCTTGGTTAAGCGCCGAACCAGCTAACAGATGTCCTGTTATTGTTCCAGATTTCACAAATTCAAAACCTGGAGGTACCTTTACAACCGGAACAACTGTAAATGTTGTTTTGACAGCCAACGAAAGCACCTCTACTATTTATTACACTTTAGACGGAACAACTCCAACAACAGCTTCGACTTCAGCAATTGGAACAAAATCATTTGCTTTTACTGCTAATACTACTTTAAAAGCGTTTGTAAAAAATACAGCCGGAGTTTCATCAGCAATTAAAACTGAGATTTATAATTTCAGTGCCGCCACAACTCTTACCGTTTATTTTAAACCCCCAACCAGCTGGACGACTGCTCCTAAATTACATTATTGGAATGCTGTACCGGCAGGAAGTGCTACAAATACTACTTGGCCAGGTGTAACAATGACCGCAGACACAAATGGTTTTTATAAATATACAATAACAGGCCCAACATCTGTAAATATAATTTTCAATAACGGGTCAAGTGGTGCTGCAAATCAGACGCCTGATTTATTGAATAAAACCAATGGATACTCCTACACTTGGGGTGTAACTACCGCCAAAATGGATTCCAAATCAGTAGCAACCCCACAAGAAGATACTTATCTTATCCGTTTGTATCCGAATCCTGTAAATGAGACGTTGCAAATTAGTTCAACAAGTCCTTTAAGCAATTACAGCATCATTTCGGCTCAGGGAAGTATTGTGCAGGAAGGAAAATTAAATGGAGGAAGCATTGATGTAAGTCGTTTGAGTGTTGGTCTCTATTTTGTAACCATCCGATTAGAAAACGGAAATGAAACCATGCAAAAAATAATTAAAAAATAGATTCATATTCTTTTATTTATAGAATCTTTTAGCAAAAAAAGTCGTTCTGACATTGTTTCAGAACGGCTTTTCTGTTTATTAACTTTTTGGGTTTGGTTTACGGTTTGCTACTATTATTTAATTAAGGCTTTTGTCAAGTCGAGCGCAGTCGAGACTCAGCGGTTCATCTCGACTACGCTCAATTTGACACTTTAAATGCTTTTGATTGTTTCAGTAGTAAACAACATTGATTCCGCTAAACCTCCACAACAGTGGTGTACTTTACTTCACTAATCATAAAGGTACTATGTGTACTGCCAATATGCTCCAAGGTTGTCAATTTGGTCACCAAAAATTCGCGATAGGCTTCCATGTCTTTTACAACCACTT
Coding sequences within:
- the tilS gene encoding tRNA lysidine(34) synthetase TilS, with translation MKNTLQNHIDQEIPFLKQKKLLLAVSGGLDSMVLLHLFNELHYDIAIAHCNFQLRGIESFGDQKFIQDYAEVNAIPIYVTQFDTEAFAKDYKLSTQIAARELRYNWFYELLETEKFDYLLTAHHADDNLETFLINLTRGTGLEGLTGIPEQNKKIIRPLLFLSRLEIENYAKEHNIQWREDSSNASDKYLRNKIRHHLIPVLKELNPNFITSFLKTESYLQESFAMVEDAAIMVYQQVAKEVDDQIHFDLNQLLKLPNYQSYLYQWLKEFGFTAWKDIYDLVESQSGKQVFSADYRLLKDRDSLILLPIEDLEIVQEFFINANQAEVKIPLNMSFCKVTDISVATNKTIFVDADQLVFPLVLRKWKTGDVFTPFGLNGKSKKVSKLFKDEKLSLIEKENTWLLCSNNQIVWVIGIRADNQFKTTDKTKNILKIELEN
- a CDS encoding anthranilate synthase component I family protein, whose translation is MRTSIYKTIINPLQFKQKIISWAQQFREITFLDSNSFFNEYSSFDCILAVDAFTSLKTDYHNAFEDLKQYQQTTKDWLFGYLSYDLKNDVEYLQSNNFDGLNFPDLFFFQPKKIFLLKGNQLEIQYLNMCDDEVEVDFDEIINFEINNDVISTAVEVKQRISKQNYIEKVNKLLEHIHHGDLYEANFCMEFFAEKATIDPLTKFLKLNSISQAPFTVFLKNNKQFLLSASPERYLKKEEEKLISQPIKGTAKRYLDSIEDEKAKNDLVQDPKERAENIMITDLVRNDLSRTAQKATVEVKELCGIYSFLQVHQMISTITSKIDTQYAAVDTIKTTFPMGSMTGAPKYAAMKIIEELEETKRGLYSGAVGYFTPNGDFDFNVVIRSILYNQENKYVSFSVGSAITSLSIPDNEYEECLLKAKAMLEVLQ
- a CDS encoding DoxX family protein — encoded protein: MKNVILFFRITLGLILISLPVCYFFNLIPELENTGDFKAFQIGLVPSVYLVPISKVVEFICGLSFLSKKYVTLSNIIVLPVTINILFINYFTSSPIGFSISLFIFCGNIILFYAYWKHYKHLFIA
- a CDS encoding DoxX family protein, producing the protein MKIATIIIRSLIGLLLLFASISYFLHLFPEPPLEGNMKIFNDGIKASGYLMPLVKIVELLCGLSFITGKFNKLSFILLMPISINILFTHICLAPEGIPVAAFLFVGNIFLIYTKWDSYKGLFEA
- the lpdA gene encoding dihydrolipoyl dehydrogenase yields the protein MSSFDVVIIGSGPGGYVSAIRCAQLGFKTAIIEKYSTLGGTCLNVGCIPSKALLSSSHHYAEIKHFADHGIEVSGEVKVNLEKMIARKQSVVDQTSGGINFLMDKNKVTVFNGLGSFVDATHVAVAKADGTSETIEAKNIIIATGSKPSSLPFIKIDKERIITSTEALALKEVPKHLVIIGGGVIGIELGQVYLRLGAQVSVVEFMDRIIPGMDGALSKELTKVLKKQGMKFYVSHKVKSVERNGDAVIVQAENAKGETITLEGDYSLVSVGRRPYTDGLNADKAGVKISDRGQVEVNDHLQTSIPNIYAIGDVVRGAMLAHKAEEEGTMVAEIIAGQKPHIDYNLIPGVVYTWPEVAAVGQTEEQLKASGVEYKVGSFPFKALGRARASGDLDGFVKILADAKTDEVLGVHMIGARTADLIAEAVTAMEFKASAEDISRMSHAHPTFAEAIKEAALAATDNRALHV
- a CDS encoding starch-binding protein — protein: MKKNLLLFFALLIPFVFVKAQVNTTYLWHLHQPTYWGDISKKNPNRYQMVKESQDLKVSGANNDKNGLAHPTNNLEEIFGTGDRVAAYQFAPKNAINSIRDLSKAGAQITYGGSLMENVNELAQANQWGYSNSWTQNIKDAKAWKTSGGFPRMEVVSFTMHHALSPLLSDEALKKEIKAHQYYSAQLFGSHDSKGYWPAECAFSERIIKTLTECGIEWSVIANSHLSRTLSDYPVRYGSGGTMCDVPNKADQVDTKGNTWFSAQKDARGGQFAVPYSYLPYKAKYVDPETAQEYKITVVPMADYESYEDGYAAIGTSLIAPIVAKAATSPRPPLVLFAHDGDNAWGGGSSYYNESVTGFSHASAANGNIPTTIPQYLQDNPVPESEVVHVEDGAWVNADGDFGHPQFTNWLWPFFDPVTKKFNPNGWTEDMMNQAITTAGENHAIMAEQLEGNNLRMSEIVNPTAAVSPAEKAWHFLMAGYDSGNAYYGLAEDLEIKTTLAVNRCVQFAKPTLDAHPGVDATKPSVFIPQRWPYNPGEKGYGAPYAYKEFLNSADFTVYTFAYDVSGIQKSELKYRVDVDGKNTMGSNQNETYAGGSEVGTWVSLPMTERVFPKGNFTNSPQADLYMLPDVIASQYYAEIAGISEKLLDYYVEVTDKKGNVAKSKIQHVWVGKNLDVAPKVAFTPDATNSTTALDVTVTATDSTDPKPKLYYTTDGSTPTLSSSFVESTKTITIAQTTTIKAFAVDKDGNSSEIITKVYTIGAIPEFTVYFKKPANWNAAVKIYYWSPTGTAPVVTYPGVAMTKDCGDWYKYTFPTTVTASNLLFNDGTLKTADLNTTSGIKYYDSAWLSAEPTNRCPIVAPDFTNSQAGGTFTTGTTVNVIVTANESTSTIYYTLDGTTPTIASSTAIGTKSFAFTANTTLKAFVKNTAGVSSAIKTETYTFNTPSTFTVYFKKPTNWSTTVKVYYWSPTGTAPAVTYPGIAMTQDCGGWYKYTFPSTVSATNLLFNDGNLKTADLTASAGIKYYDSAWLSAEPANRCPVIVPDFTNSKPGGTFTTGTTVNVVLTANESTSTIYYTLDGTTPTTASTSAIGTKSFAFTANTTLKAFVKNTAGVSSAIKTEIYNFSAATTLTVYFKPPTSWTTAPKLHYWNAVPAGSATNTTWPGVTMTADTNGFYKYTITGPTSVNIIFNNGSSGAANQTPDLLNKTNGYSYTWGVTTAKMDSKSVATPQEDTYLIRLYPNPVNETLQISSTSPLSNYSIISAQGSIVQEGKLNGGSIDVSRLSVGLYFVTIRLENGNETMQKIIKK